The nucleotide sequence gtctgatcccgtcagatctcagaagctaagcagagcaggatctggttagtacttggatgggagacctctttggaacaccagcagctgtgtgcgtttatccaggtaacactggagttgcgtcaggaagggcatctggtgtaaaacttgtgacaaTTACTgatttgtgcgtgttcacaagtgTATAATATGATTTGATAATACACCTTTAGAGCATAGAAAGTATTCAAATACTGTTGCATTGCAAGAGCTTATAATGTCCATAGATTTAAcaagtttttgtttctatttactTTAGTAATCTATCAAAAACTACACTACGTGTACAAGTCTTCTAAATGGCCTTAACAGAGCTTAATAATATTACATAACAACTCGACGAAGGGTTTAATTCTGCAGAAATTTGTGAGTGTGACCCTATACTATCGACGTGATTCCACTGTGTCGCGTTTGCGCCTTTTGGGGGAAGTAAGATGGCCAACAATGCAGCGGTCTGGCTTTGTGCGGTCAGCCGTGACGCCCATTCCATgtagtgtagagttcagtggtCTACCCTCACCAACCCCTCTGAGGAAGAACGTAGGAGACAGTGGTAAAGTAAAAGTCCCTCTAGTgttttctgaggaagaaacctcaagcagaccagactcagtggggtgaaacACGACTTTACACCAGACTAACCAGAACAAAAGATCAAATATAAGTACAGCAAAGAATCAAACAAGCAAAACAAGAATTAACTTCCACATCTGAAGTCCCCGAGGAGTCCAGCGACCCCCAGTTCATCACGAATGGCAATTAAAAAGTGTCCAGTGTTCAGGAGTAATAAGATGAAACTGTGTtctgagcagcagcattttgaaccagcagTCAGACGGAGAGTAggatgttacaataatccaatccagaagagacaaaggcatggatcaatGCCTCTGCATCAGCCAGAGAGACAGGATGCGACAAATCCTCACAACATTACAGAGAAGAAAGCCGACCTCGTGGCTTCTCTAAAGTGTAGGCCAAAGGACAgtgtggggtcaaaggtcacccTGAGGTTTTTCACTTCATCACATCCAATGAAAGACATTTCCCAAATTCAGACATTTATTATAAATTTAATCTGCACATCATTTGGAAACGAATAAACGTGTCATCGAGGTTTCATCATCTTTTTTTTTGGAAAGAaaaattttgttttgttgaaTCTGTAAAATTAATGATTTTTAAGTGTGTTACTTTATGTTAATGACTGAATATCAATCACACACTACAAAACAATGTTTTATTTACGTTTTtacaacagatcattaaaaaaacctTGCAGCTGGAGGGGATTGTGGGTAATGTAGTCTATGACACTGAGGACAGCTGAGGGAACGGGTTCTGTTTACTGACTACCAGCTTCTGGTGCTGATGGGAGATGTAACCTTTGATGTGACCCTGAAAGCAGAAACAAATATTCAGACGCTGCAGGAAGTCATGCTGCAGGTCCTCGTGCCGCCAGTTTCTCACCATGTAGATGAGCGTGGCGAGGAGACACTGCACCTCGTCGATGTCCACGTCCTCCACCTGCATCTTCTTCAGAACCACCAGGAAGGCGTCCAGAGGCAGCTGGTGCGTCCCCAGTAACAGGAAGCTGCACACACGGGGTCAGTCAGGGgtcaaacacaaaataaaactggGTGGGGCAAAGCAGTGACAACATCACAGAAAGTgcaaagattaaaaaataaaattttcttgGAACGATGAACAAAACCTCTTTTTTAAGCCTTTCCGACAAACTCATAAAAACCACAAATCAATCCCCCGTGGTGCCTCCTGGTGCCTGGCTCACTAACTCACACTTTCTTGAAGAGGTTCCTGTAGGTGATGATCTTCAGCTTCTCCAGAATGAGGAAGATGCCGCAGCGGATGAAGAAGGTTTCGTGTTTGCACAAAGCTTCATTCAGCAGCAGCAGGTTTCCTTCACTGACAAACACCAAAAGAAACGACAgtcagtaagacccttcggctgctcccttgtttgcactcggggtcgctgcAGCAgagtcaaggtggatctgcatgttgaactggcacaggttttacgcaggatgcccttcctgatgcaactctacattacatggagaaatgtggcagggggatttgaaccaggaaccttccacactgaaaccaagtgcactaaccacttggccaccacccctactaccaaaagaaatgacaattcaacaaaaaacaaaataaaaccttttCACCAAAAGAAGCCATTAAAGGTGTGGATGTTTGAATCCAGCGCCACCACCAGGTCAGTGTGTACAACATCCTGAAGAATGTACACCAGAAAATTCTGTGTGCTTGGAAAGGTGAATATTAGCTTTAGCaaacttaaagtgtaggtgacaccaaaaaatgtgcacaaataatcactgaaaatgATAAAGcgttaatatttaaaaaaatcctcaacaataACAGTCGATAAGTGCGCAGGTaaaggataaactacagctgtctgaagcctgcgctctatttcagccctcagccgcggccATACTGTTGCTACGTTGTCACCAGaacagcacctgctgattcaggtcgagctgttttcatacattttttttttctagtgtggagcttttttttttctttttttttttttttaaagtccagtctgaaggtgattctgaagaagctgtgCAGACACAGACTGATGGGTTTGAACCTTATTTCGACCACAGTGAGGGAGAAGAATCCTTGgaagaaaaccttcagtctgacaacagtgatgatatttattggcagagttcagaacatagAATGGTtattataaaataaaacaataaacaatgcaGGTGATTTCGGCCTGCAGGTGGAGCTAATAAACTTTTTTCCCAGCTCTGTGGTCATAATTGACTGATAAAATTTTTTAAACTTTGTTGTACTATCCTTGATATCAGAGAAATGTGATGAGCAAGTGTGAATTTTTtatgtaggtttttttttcttagaaacaggtacatacatttcaaatttgaaaaatgacatgagggactgaaaatatcagctatttttaaatagCTGATAGCTATTTTGTTAATACAGTTACTGTACACTAGTAGCGTAacacattattaaatattaaaaccattcacgcaaggagtaaataatatagtcttacctgtctgtttcagtgaCATCATCTTTAAACTtttccacctttacaaaacaacatctgaaaacaatttaattccttctgtcctggctgaagaaaagtcctttTGTCACACAGGAGTTTGCTGCCAGATTACAGCGCCAGCTGTAATCCGTCATTGCGGCTGATGGATCAAGTGTCTGCTCTTaatgagctgctttgtgctgcaagttaaaagactcccagattccctcatctgctcataatatCTCAGGTGGCGAAATTATGTCATGATCCACAAATCAATataacaaaaaaatctgaaaatactcagttttgcctctgtgtcgAGTGAAGAAGCCACGGACACCATGCAAGTGTgcgctcgtcaatataagtgttctacctgccaatcaaaaggattctgctagCGAGAATGAACcgttctgacaccgaaaacatGCTGCAGCTCCGAccagaaccactcggtggaaacggggctgtcaataggctgtaaaaatccataaattaatggcactattaagataatggttctcacACTGATGccgcttcctcctcctcctccgatgTCAGGAATCGCCGGGACGTTCCTGGTTTTTACTGGCGTGCAGttaaaaatatgaatatttatctcttcagtaaatgCATACCAGGAAAGGATCAATTTCAAACCATTGTTTTAGTCTCAAATATTCAATAAAACATGGCAtaacgtgtcacctacactttaaggtgAAACTTGGAAACTAGCTAGCATTAGCATTCACCCGTAGATGTGAGACATCATTCACTTCAGAACCTCAACCTAAGACTAACATGAATTAAACAAGCTAGGTAGCTACTGACATTAACCTTCTGCAGTGCTAAAACGGCGGGACTGAAGACGGCAGACAGCCGTTACACAAAGATTAAGAAACGTGCTTTAGGTGCGTCTATTTCTTTGGGAAATATCAACTATAACCAACAGAAGGGTCGTCTTTGTGTCCGGAGGTTCTTGAAATAGAATATCACCACTTGGTGGACATTTATCATTAATGCAGATATaacagaatttcaccaagagctctgCTGTTAGACTATTTACTAGTAAAAAGGATATAATATGTGACGGCACGTGCCGACTGAATCTATTGATGGTGTTGCTGAttaatgtgtctgtgtgttttgagGTCTTGGCCACCGGGAGGTGCTGGTGATGCTTCCTGCCAGGGGGGCTATAAAAGGAGGGACTTTTGCCTCCCAAGCCGCCTCCTCTTCCGGAGTGCAGTCTGGGGAGCAGCTGCCATGTCttcttgcttttcttttttttgtttaattttataatAAAGTCCCTGCAAAGGGTTTTAAAAAACTACGCTTCCGTGTGTGCCTCAGTTTTTGTTGTGGCTTTTGAGCCGGCCGTAACAAATATTTGAACCTGCACTCTGATGGTCTTCCTTTTTTGGAGGGTCACCACCACCTGCTGGAGAAACACATGTCACAGCACCCTGCCAGATGACAAAACAAGACATATTCAAACACTTTACACAAGGGCTTCCGGGTGGTGATGCAGCGAGGAGCAGCTGCGTGCTGAAGAGCAGGGGACGTTTTGGCTTAATTTAACCAATTATAGACTGCCTACTTTATTAATTTCTACTACAACAACTATTGGAACCTTAGAACTCATGAGTAAATCCAGCTCCAAACACTCCAAACCATCAAATACGCTCAAAATCGATAAAACGCTAAGTTCTACGCAGCCTCGGGCTAAAGAAGCTAACACAGAGCAAGCTAACTCAGATAACCCCATGCATATGGAGGCTAACAATAGCCAAGCTAACATCCCCAGCCACAGTCCAGTTAGAAACGCATCTGCAACAAGAGACGATGCTTCTGAAAGGGACACGGGAAACGTGGCAGAAATGCCAGCGGGTGACTTTGCATCATTTGTTGGAGAAATTAGAAGCATGTATCACGAACATCAAGAGGATCTACAAAAGGTTGGGGCCGATGTGATAAGCATCAAAGACGGCATGAACTCCCTAAGAACAGAGGTATCTAACTTGGGGAACAGAATCAGTCAGACCGAGGAGAGAGTGTCCACTTTAGAAGACGGCCACACAGACCTAGCCAGCATCACGTCCGGCCTAAATGACAAAGTTGCTCGGCTTGAAACTCGACTCCAATTATTGGAGAACTACAGAAAACGAAACAACCTGTGGATTAAAGGAATTCCAGAGGATGATGAACAAGGGCGAAAAGTGGTTGAATGCGTGATGGATCTGCTCTGCTGTTTAATGCCAGACACCGAGGAAGCTAACAATATGCTGATTGAGTGAGCCCATTGCGTGCCCACAATGAGACAGCGTGAACGACAGGacagagcgccccccccccccggcacatCTTGGTGAGATTTTTGAGGTATGGAGACAGAGGAAAAAGTTTGTCTCAGAGCCAGGGATTTCGGAGATTTCCGCTGGAATGGGGAAAAAGGTGGACTTTTTCCCCGACTTCACATAAGAGGTACAGGATAAGCGGAGCAAGTTTACAGAAGTGAGGCATTTGTGCATGAGGAAAGGACTACGGTACACACTACAATATCCGCCGGTGTTCTGGGTGACAGTGAGAGGTGTGCGTCATGATTTGAGGATCCCGCTGCTGTGAAGAGGATCATAAGTGACCACCAAATGCAGAATAAGGATGACTAAATAAACCTCATAAGgtatacagtaaatcatcacaatGCCACTATTATGCCTAAGAGAGTGGATACGAGTGTGTTATCACTAATAATGTGTTCTgttattttattgtgtgtgtcACGCAAACTACTGGAGAAACATTTAAACAACTTATTTTCTTAGAGTTAAATGTTGCTGttgtaacagatttttttttttttttagctttttttacagttttaattCTGGAGTTATTTCTTGGCAGAGATTCATAATTTATATTACGTTGGCAGTAAAATTTAACAATGAATAATTTGCCTAACGTCCGGCTTGGAAGACCTCTATGCTTTCCACACGGACTGTGGTTTTGAGTTggtgggggagtgggggggggggcaaggggAGTGTTAATAACTCGTTCATGTTCAAGGGATGGGAGACAgtcaatttttgcttttttttttaggtgtaaATACACTGATAAACCAACTGTTAAAATCTAAGAAGAATATAAATACAGATGTGAGATGGAGTCAACAGTCAAAGTATCTTCTTGGAATGTAAATGGTCTAGGTTCTTTTGTCAAAAGGCGGAAATTGCTCAATTATTTCAAACAAAAGGGCTCTGATGTAATTATGTTACAAGAAACACACATGCTAGAGGCAGACATTGGTAAAATAAAAGACAGGTGGTATGTTACAGCTTTTCATAACACATACTACCAGAAAAAGCAGGGTGTATcgatcttatttaaaaaaaaaaaaaaaaaaaatcaaaatacagATTCAACAAGAATATAAAGACAAAGATGGGCAGATACTGATTCTGCTGGTAAATATGGAAGGGCACAATATAATTTTGGGTAATATATATGCTCCAAATATTGGGGACCCTAATTTTTTTCTGCATTTAAAGAACATTATTTTGGAGTTTGGCGATTTCCCTGTTATTCTAGGTGGAGACTTTAATCAAGTCCTAGATGTCTTTTTGGATAGATCTGGAAAATATGTTCCTAAAGCTAATCAAACACAGGCATCTATAAAGGCTTTGTGTAAAGATGGAGGTCTTCATGATCTATGGCGACTGTTAAATCCCTCCTCCCGAGATTATACCTTTTTTTCTAGTGGCATAATGTATTCACCCGTATAGATTACCTTTTGATTTCTCATTCATTGGTAGGAAAAGTAGTGAATTATAATATTGGCACAACTATATTAACTGATCATGCTCCAACTGATCTTGCTTTTCAATGGGGAGCCCCAAAAGATAAATCTATGGGGTGGAGAACGAATACTAGTATCCTCCACAATGAACTTTTTTGCTTGAAGCTAAAAAATGACATACAACAATTTTTTGAAGCGACTAATGGAACAGCAAAACAGAGCTCAGTGTGGGACGCATTCAAAGCCTATGTCAGGGGCATATTAATACAACAATCATCTCTGCTTAAAAAACAAGACCAAATTAAAATTTCAAAGTTAGAAGATGACATAAAAAAAGCTTGAAAAAGATTATAGAGACAACCCTAGCTCGCCCACACTAGCTGCGCTGGTAAAAGCTAAATACGAGCTGAATACGATTATATCAAAAAAAGTTGAATACTCTCTTTACAGAATGAAACAAAAATGGTATGAATCCAGCGACAAAGCTAGCAAACTACTGGCCAGCCAACTTAAAGCACGGCAAGCTTCCTGCCAAATTAGTGCTGTTAAAAATAAACAAGGAAAAATAATCACAAATCACAAAGAAATTAATATGGTTTTTAAAGATTTCTATACAAACCTCTACACTGAAGAAGGCTGTTTTTCAATACATGAAGCCGAGGAATTCTTCGGTCAATTTCATCTCCCTAAAATCTCTGAAGATCTGGCTAAAAATTTGGAACAACCCATAACTCTGGAAGAATTAAAGAAAACTCTAAATAGTTCTTCCAACAGAAAGACCCCTGGTATTGACGGGATACCAAATGAATTTTATAAAAAATTTGAATTAGAACTTTGTCCGGAACTTTTAAAAGTATTCAACTCTACCATCTCTTCTCAAAAACTACCTTCTTCGATATCTGAATCATTAATCACCCTCATATCCAAGAAGGGGAAAGATCCTTTGGAATGTGGCAGTTATAGGCCCATCAGTCTTTTGTGCTGTGAAGCAAAATTTTTCACAAAAATCTTTGCAGTTAGAATCATTAAGGTAATATCTGAAATAATACACTCTGACCAAGTGGGGTTTGTCAGGGGTAGGTCTTCTGCTGATAGCTTGAGACGTTTATTACATCTGGTCTGGAAAGCACAAGACTCAACTGACCCTATTGCAGCTTTGTCAATGGACGCCGAGAAGGCGTTTGATAGGGTTAGCTGGagctatttatattttacactaaATAAATTTGGATTTGGTAAAATTCTTCAAGACATTATTAAAATGATTTATACAAATTCTAAAGCAGTAGTAACAACTAACGGGTTGAGATCCTCTGTATTCTCCCTGGAGCATGGGACTAAACAGGGCGACCCCCTTTTGCCCCTGCTTTTCATAATATCTCTGGAACCATTGGCTCAGGCTATCAGAcagaatgacaaaataaaagttaTATGCATTGGTCACAATAACAAAATGTTGATTTTTGCCGATGATGTATTAGTTCTGGTATCTGATCCTCAAAAATCTGTACCTTCACTTCTAAATGTGATAAATACGTTTTCAAACCTATCGGGATATAAAGTAAACTGGACTAAATGTGAAGTAATGCCCCTGTCTAAAGCATGTTTTAAGAGTCACTTTGATAACTGGAAATTCAAATGGTTACAAAAACCTCAAATATTTGGGTGTTCTACTAAATCCAGGGTTGGGTAATAGTGTGGTAGATAACTATAAGCCTCTGATTCAGAAAACTGACCTGCTTCTAAAAGGATGGGACAAACTCCAGATTTCGTTATGGGGCAGAATACAGGCAATCAAAATGGTTATTGCTCCTAAATTGAATTATCGCTTCAGTTTATTGCCTCTCACAGTTCCAAAATCAATATTTAAAACAATAGACAAACTAATAAATACATTTGTGTGGGCAGGCAAACGACCCAGACTGACTCTTAAAAAACTCCAGGCAAGTACAACCCATGGAGGAGTGAATCTGCCCAATTTACAGCTATATCATGACGCCTTCACAGCTGCCCAGATAGCCTCACTTTTATCAAATAGGGATGATAAACCATTATGGGTACATCTGGAAGATGAAATCAACGCCCCGTTTAAGGCTGAACAATATTTGTCTCAAGTCCCCAGTGTCACTATTAAATCCAACCCAGTTATAATGCTTACGCGGAAAGTGTGGTTGCAGcttaataaaaggaaaaaaaaagtccccTTTCCTCGTTGGCTCAGCGTCAATTTGGAAAAATCCTATGCTTATGATAGCAGGGAAGACTGTATTCTGGGGTCAGTGGTTTAATAGAGGAATTTGTCAGATAGAACATGTTTTTCATGATAATAAATTTAAGACTTTTGAAGATCTTCAATTAACTTCCGGCCTCTGCAGCAAAGAATTTTGGCAGTATATCCAGCTGAAGGACTACCTGACAAAACTAACGACATCTTTCTCTACTATTCCTTCTAAATGGTACAAtctaaatttcaaaaattgcataGTCTACCTCATCTAGTCAGCAATATGTAGAAATATTTAAACAAAGATAATAGTGATGCTAATAAAGGATTGAAGGATGTGTGGGAAAAAGATCTGGAGGCAAATTTTAATGGAGATGAATGGAACACCCTGGTTAAACATATGTTGAAGCCAATGAGGGAGGCACGTTCTAAGTTGATacaatttaaaatatttaatagACTATATTGGACACCAGTGAAGTTGCATAGGGCTAAGATCAGTCTATCTGATACTTGCTGGAGATGTCACTCTGCCCCTGGGGATATGCTCCATGTGTTTCTGACTTGTCCCAGTCTTGATGGTTACTTACTGGGGAAACATTATGGAAAAATTATGTAACTGTCTTAATGTTAAAATTGTTTTGACACCTCAGTTATGCCTTCTGAATGTACTGGATTATAGCACTGGTATAACCAGGGAAAAGGCACTTTGGCTCAAGACCGCCCTGACCACAGCCAAAAGGATCATCTTAAGACATTGGAAAGGAcagaatggcaccatgttctcagAGCGGTTCACCGCTTTGTCAGAAACTGCTTCATTTGAATGactcatctgtaaaataaatggACAATTGGACACATATGAAAGAATTTGGGAACCGTTTTTAAATTCTATTGCAACTATTTGACATTCAAGCCATCAATACTTTGCACCTTTGGTTTATCATTATgttttggaaatgtttttgttttatacatTTGTTTTGTCTAATACTACTGTGACTGGTGGGAGGAGTGGGTGTTCAGGGtataagcataaaaaaaaaagaatccttcTCAGATGTTTTATTGAAATGCACGGCACTGATAGCTGAGGCAGATCCTAAGAGGGACGGCTCTGATGTAAAGATTATTATGTTTTATCTGCATATAATGACGGCTGTTACTTCTGTATTtgttgaaagaaggaacaaataaatacataattggaaaaaaacaacactttacaCAAAAAGTTTAATATTTGATGTTTTGTGAATAATTATTTTCTATCATTAAAGCCTTTATAAGTTAATCTGGTAAGAACATCAGGTAAGTGAACTTCTGAACGATCAGACGCCTCTGCTGCAGTGAAACTCTGGTCGGATTTAATGTTGTAcgctaacagcattagcacttttagctgtCAGTAGCTTCACCTCTTAGCTCTACTTAATGTGTGATTATTGGAAAAAGCACGTGGCTCTTAAATTTTAATGTCCATAGCAAAGTAAATCACTAGGagaaccattgcacggccaccaaaaacatgatttaataaacacccgaagaCAGACTTTCTTGCTGCTTCTTCCTTCAAGTTTATTGGCGGACTGCAACCCAACACGgagcattactgccacctactgcagCGGAAATGTTTGTACACCAAGAATTTCTTtgaaaagtgatgcatttttcgTTCAAAAAATATGTTCTTGAACCGATATGTTGGTAAAAAGCCGTTCTAAAACCGAAGTTCCACTGTACTTTGTTGGACTGGACTTGTGCACATTTTGACCTGCTGGTGGCGCTGTATCACATGATGAGGGACTGACAAGGCACCAATGTGACTAAGCTTTGGGGAATCAAACTATCAACTCCGTCTTACCTGACGGCTTTGGTGACATCAGCAAACTGCATGAGGTCATACTTTCTGAGAAGCTGATTGGTCGGCATGTGACCCTGAAAGAGAAGAAAAACCACAAACCCCGCAGAGTGCTGATGATGGACAGAAAAGTGCAGCTGATAACAGCTGCCGTCATGCTGATGGCACGCTGATGTGGCGCTGATGGCACGCTGATGTGGCGCTGATGGCACGCTGATGTGGCgctgatgtcacagtgatgtgGTGCTGATGTCACGCTGATGTGGCGCTGATGGCACGCCGATGTCATGATGATGTGGCGCCGATGGCACGGTGATGTTACAGTGATGTGGCGCCGATGACACGGTGATGTTACAGTGATGTGGCGCCGATGTTACAGTGATGTAGCGCTGATGTTACAGTGATGTAGCGCTGATGACACGGTGATGTTACAGTGATGACACGGTGATGTCACAGTGATGACACGgtgatgtcacagtgatgtgGCGCTGATGACACGGTGATGTTACAGTGATGTGGTGCTGATGACACGGTGATGTCACAGTGATGTAGCGCTGATGACACGgtgatgtcacagtgatgtgGCGCTGATGACACGGTGATGTGGCGTTGATGACACGgtgatgtcacagtgatgtgGCGCTGATGACACGGTGATGTGGCGTTGATGACACGGTGATGTCACAGTGATGTAGCGCTGATGGCATGCCGATGTCACGACGATATGGCGCTGATGACACGCTGATGTTACAGTGATATGGCGCTGATGACACGCTGATGTTACACTGATGTCACGGTGATGTGGCGCTGATGTTACAGTGATATGGCGCTGATGACACGCTGATGTTACACTGATGTCACGGTGATGTGGCGCTGATGTGGCGCTGATGTTACGgtgatgtcacagtgatgtggcgctgatgttacggtgatgtcacagtgatgtggcgctgatgttacggtgatgtcacagtgatgtggcgctgatgttacggtgatgtcacagtgatgtgGCGCTGATGTTACGGTGATGTCACGGTGATGTTACAGTGATGTGGCGCTGATGTTACACTGATGCGGCGCTGATGTCACGGTGATGTTACAGTGATGTGGCGCTGATGTTacagtgatgtcacagtgatgtgGCGCTGATGTTACACTGATGTCACGGTGATGTTACAGTGATGTGGCGCTGATGTTACACTGATGCGGCGCTGATGTCACGGTGATGTTACAGTGATGTGGCGCTGATGTTACACTGATGCGGCGCTGATGTCACGATGATGTTACAGTGATGTCACACTGATGTGGCGCTGATGACACGGTGATGTCACACTGATGTGGCGCTGAtgacatggtgatgtcacagtgatGTTACAGTGATGAGGCGCTGATGACACGGTGATGAGGCGCTGATGACACGGTGATGTCACAGTGATGAGGCGCTGATGACACGGTGATGTCACACTGATGTGGCGCTGATGACACGGTGATGTTACAGTGATGAGGCGCTGATGACACGGTGATGTCACACTGATGTTACAGTGATGCGGCGCTGATGACACGGTGATGTCACACTGATGTTACAGTGATGCGGCGCTGATGACACGGTGATGTCACACTGATGTTACAGTGATGCGGCGCTGATGACACGGTGATGTCACACTGATGTTacagtgatgtcacagtgatgtggcgctgatgtcacgctgatgtcacagtgatgtgGCGCTGATGACACAGTGATGTCACgctgatgtcacagtgatgtgGCGCTGATGTCGCAGTGATGTGGCGCTGATGTCGCAGTGATGTGGCGCTGATGTCGCAGTGATGTTACAGTGATGTGGCGCTGATGTCACGGTGATGTCACATTGATGTTACAGTGATGTGGCGCCGATGACACGCCGATGTTACAGTGATGTGGCGCCGATGACACGCCGATGTTACAGTGATGTGGCGCCGATGACACGCCGATGTTACAGTGATGTGGCGCCGATGACACGCCGATGTTACAGTGATGTGGCGCCGATGATACGCTGATGTTACAGTGATGTAGCGCTGATGTTACAGTGATGTAGCGCTGATGACACGGTGATGTTACAGTGATGACACGGTGATGTTACAGTGATGACACGGTGATGTTACAGTGATGACACGGTGATGTTACAGTGATGACACGGTGATGTTACAGTGATGTGGCGCTGATGACACGGTGATGTCACACTGATGTTACAGTGATGCGGCGCTAATGGCACGGTGATGTCACACTGATGTTACAGTGATGCGGCGCTAATGGCACGGTGATGTCACACTGATGTTACAGTGATGCGGCGCTAATGGCACGGTGATGTCACACTGATGTTACAGTGATGTCACgatgatgtcacagtgatgtggcgctgatgtggcgctgatgtcacagtgatgtggcgctgatgtcacagtgatgtggcgctgatgtcacagtgatgtgGCG is from Thalassophryne amazonica chromosome 1, fThaAma1.1, whole genome shotgun sequence and encodes:
- the pcid2 gene encoding PCI domain-containing protein 2 isoform X2 gives rise to the protein MMFLSNQLFKIYFKINKLHLCKPLIRAIDSSNLKNDYSPAQKVTYKYYVGRKAMFDSDFITAEELLSYSFHHCHRSSQKNKRMILIYLLPVKMLLGHMPTNQLLRKYDLMQFADVTKAVSEGNLLLLNEALCKHETFFIRCGIFLILEKLKIITYRNLFKKVFLLLGTHQLPLDAFLVVLKKMQVEDVDIDEVQCLLATLIYMGHIKGYISHQHQKLVVSKQNPFPQLSSVS